Below is a window of Bradyrhizobium diazoefficiens DNA.
CCGACCGTTGGTGACCAGGATCTGTCGCCGTTCTACCGCTGGAGCGGCGCTCTGCCCGAGAAGCCAGGTCTCATGCTACGCGAAGAGGGCATACCGGATCAGCCCGAGATCGTTGCGGCCGCAACGGCGAAGAGAATCCTGTACACTTCGGTGGATGCAAGATGGCGTTCCGGCATCATTCCTGTCAGCGGCACGCTCTATCTTCCGAAGCAAGCCGCGCCAAAGGGCGGATGGCCGCTTGTTGCCTGGGCGCATGGCACGCTTGGCGGCTCCGACAGGTGTGCCGCATCGTGGAGCAGGCATCGTCCGCGGGACGGCGAGTACATCAACAATTGGCTGGAACAAGGGTTCGCCGTCGTTGCGACCGACTACCAAGGTCTCGGCGGGCCTGGCCCGCATCCTTATCTGTACTGGGAAGCAGAAGGGCGCTCGGTGCTCGATGCCGCAAGAGCAGCGCTCGACCATTCAAACGGAGCGATTGCCAATGCGATCATCATCACGGGTCAGTCGCAAGGCTCCGGCGCCTCGCTCGGGGCGACGCGTCTCGCACCTTCCTACGCACCTGAGCTTAATATCAAGGCAGCGATCGCAACCGGCATCATTTCCGCGTTTCCCGCCGCAGACAAGAAGCCTTCAAGCGAGCAGAGTTTTGCACGTTCAATTCCGCCGCAACTCACCATTCTGATGATGATTGGCGGTGCTCTCGGGGACGACGCAAGAAAGCCGGACGACCTCGTAACTGAAGCAGGGAAGCCATTGCTGCAAGCCGCCCGAGAGGGATGTAACGCGGGGCTTGCACAGGTGGTTCGCAGCAACGGCCTCACTCTGGCAAACAGCCTGAAAGACCCTGAAATCGCGGATCGTGTAAGCACTGTTAGAGACATGAGTCCGGTTCGAATGCCGGTACCGGTCTTTCTCGCCACAGGTTTGGCTGACAAGTCGATCTACCCACGGCACCAATATGCAGCGGTTGCAGCACTCTGCGCTGCAGGGAGCCACGTGGTTTGGAAGACCTATGCTGGCGTGAGCCATAACGGAACGGTGCACGCAGCCTATTCCGACGAACTTGCATTCGTTCAGGCCGCGCTGGCCGGGACCCCGATGCAGTCCAATTGCGCTTCGATTGCCGATCCGGGACCGCCGGGCGAGCCCTTACCCGGTTTCAAATTCAACGATTGAGCCATGCCCCCATTTACGCGAAGAGCGATCGTCGGCTCGGGGCTGGCAACCGCGGTTGCTGTTTCGCCGTTCCTGCGAACGGTCAAGGCGCAGACTTACCCGCAACGGCCTGTGAAAATCATCGTTCCCTATGCGGCGGGAGGTGCCTCCGACATCATTGCGCGGCTGGTTTCACCGGAATTGGAACGTGCGCTGGGCCAGCCCTTCATTGTCGATAATCGCGGTGGCGGCGCGAGCATGGTCGGCACGCAGGCGGTCGCGACCGCCTCAACTGACGGCCATACCATCGGAGTTATCGATAGCGCTTTTGTCATCAACCCTGCCCTGTTTCGCGCGAAGCTTCCCTACAACACCAAAACGGACTTTGTGCCGATCTCGCTTTTGGCGACATCCCCACTCGTTCTGGTCGTACATCCTTCTGTCGCCGCCAATACCCTGCAGGAATTTGTAGCGCTCGCCAAAGCTCAGCCGGGCAAGATCAACTTCGCCTCGGCCGGTCTTGGAACGGCCATTCATTTGGCGGGAGAGCAGCTGCGACAAGCCGCCGAGATCGATATTTTTCATGTGCCTTATCGAGGCGGCGGGCCGGCCATCACCGATCTGATTGGCGGCCAGGTGCAAATGACGTTCGCCACCGTTGCAGCAATCGGACAGCAGGTACGTCAGGGTCTGGTCCGTGCCCTGGCCGTTACAGGGGACGGCCGCGTCGCACAGCTGCCCGACGTCCCCACGATGGCCGAGGCCGGCTTGCCGGCCGTGGACGCCACGCCGATCTTCGGCATGGTCGGACCGGCTGCGCTGCCGCCTCCCATCATCGAGAAGCTTGCACA
It encodes the following:
- a CDS encoding lipase family protein, giving the protein MKALATMSVAALAVCASPLPGASYAAAESLPQGPTVGDQDLSPFYRWSGALPEKPGLMLREEGIPDQPEIVAAATAKRILYTSVDARWRSGIIPVSGTLYLPKQAAPKGGWPLVAWAHGTLGGSDRCAASWSRHRPRDGEYINNWLEQGFAVVATDYQGLGGPGPHPYLYWEAEGRSVLDAARAALDHSNGAIANAIIITGQSQGSGASLGATRLAPSYAPELNIKAAIATGIISAFPAADKKPSSEQSFARSIPPQLTILMMIGGALGDDARKPDDLVTEAGKPLLQAAREGCNAGLAQVVRSNGLTLANSLKDPEIADRVSTVRDMSPVRMPVPVFLATGLADKSIYPRHQYAAVAALCAAGSHVVWKTYAGVSHNGTVHAAYSDELAFVQAALAGTPMQSNCASIADPGPPGEPLPGFKFND
- a CDS encoding tripartite tricarboxylate transporter substrate binding protein, whose product is MPPFTRRAIVGSGLATAVAVSPFLRTVKAQTYPQRPVKIIVPYAAGGASDIIARLVSPELERALGQPFIVDNRGGGASMVGTQAVATASTDGHTIGVIDSAFVINPALFRAKLPYNTKTDFVPISLLATSPLVLVVHPSVAANTLQEFVALAKAQPGKINFASAGLGTAIHLAGEQLRQAAEIDIFHVPYRGGGPAITDLIGGQVQMTFATVAAIGQQVRQGLVRALAVTGDGRVAQLPDVPTMAEAGLPAVDATPIFGMVGPAALPPPIIEKLAQVTEKAFRDEALRLRITDLGFVSVGSSPSEFAARINDEIAKWTRIVEKGNIQPG